Below is a window of Longimicrobium terrae DNA.
CGCGAAACGGAGGCCGGCCGTCCCCCCGCGGAGCTGTCCGCGGCGGAATGGAGGCACGCAGCGCTGCATTCCGTCTCCTTTGCGCAGCTGGAATTCACGGGAGACGAGCCGGAATCGGAGGGCGCCGCCTCCGTGCGCGCCGCGCGGCTGTGGGTGGGGCTGGCGCGCGCGGCGCTGGCCCGCGACGACGCGCCGGAAGAGGAAACGCGCCAGCCGGCCGCCGTGGCGAGGGCCATCGACCAGCACCCCCGCGCCGCCGCGTACGACCAAGTGATCGTGGGCTACCTGCTGCAGATGGCGGAGGAACTGCGCGCGGAAGCGGGCCCCGGCGCGGCGGAAGTTCGGCGGCGCGTCAGCGACCTGCTGCAGCGGCTGGATCCCGCCACGCTGCGCCGGCTGGTGCGAATGGGGGGAGACGAGCCGCAGCGCCGCCGCTTTCTTCTGCACGCCAGCCAGTCGTTCGCCGCCGAAGCGGTGGTCCGCCTGGTGCGCGCCGCTGCGGAGGCGGAGGGGCAGACCATCTCCCACTCCCTCATGCGCCTGCTGACCAAGCTTTCCGCGCACGCAGACGGCAGCGCCGGCGCGCTCCGTTCGGCGGCGGACGCGGCGCTGCGCGAGCAGGTGGAGCGGCTGGTGGAAGGGTGGGCGCTCCCCGATCCCAATCCCGAAACGTACACCCGCGCGCTGGACCTGCTCGCCGGGTCGGTGGCGGGAGAGGTGGGCGTGCTTCCCGGCCCCAACGAGCCGGACGCGGAGCGGGTGGTGCAGACGGCGCTGGAGGTGGGCGCGGACGGCCCGGCGGTGCGGCGCGCGGTCACCCTCATGCTTTCCGGCGCGGCGCTCCCCCGGCTGGTGTCGCTGCTGGCGGACGCGCCCGCGGGTTCCGCGCTGGCGGGGAGCGTGTGGCCGGCCGTGCTGCAGCCCGGCTCCGTCCGCGCGCTGCTGCGGGCGGGTTCCGCCGGCGCGGCGGCGCTGGACGTGGTCGCCGCGCGGATCGGGGCGGACGCCATGGCCGCGCCCGTGCTGGAGGAATTGGCCGAGTCGCCGTCGCGCACGGTGCGGCGGGCGGCGCTGGACCGGGCGGCGGCGCTGGGGCGCGCGGCGGTGCGGGAGATCGGGGATCGGCTGGCGGACGAGCGGTGGTACGTGGTGCGCAACCTCCTGGGGCTGCTGGCGGACCTGGGGGCGCTTCCCCCGGGCGTGCCGATGGCGCCCTGGCTGCGCCACGCGGATGCGCGGGTGCGGCGGGAAGCGTTCCGCGCCGCGTTTCGCGCCGGGGCGGAGCGCGAGCGCGCGCTGGGGCTGGCGCTTACGGACACGGACCCGCAGGTGCAGCGGCAGGCGCTGGCGGAGTGCGCGGCGGACTGCCCGCCCGCGGTGCTCCCCCTGGTGCTGCGTCGCACGGACGACGCGGCGACGGACCCGGAGCTGCGCCTGCTGGCCATCCGCGTCCTGGGCGCCTCCGCCGACGCGCGCGCCCTGCATACGCTGCTGCGGCTGGCGGGCGCCGGCCGCACCCTGCTGGGCCGCGTGCGCCTGGCGCCGCAGTCTCCGGAAATGGTGGCCGCCGTCGCCGCGCTGCGCGCCGGGTGGAGCACCGATCCCGCCGCCGCGCCTCTCCTGGCCGCCGCGCGCAGATCCGCCGATCCCGTCCTTTCCCGCGCCCTCCTTCTCGATCCATCGTGAGCGATCCCGTCCGTTTTCTGACGGCCATGGCGCAGGCGATTGCCACCATGTCCCTGTACGCCGACCTGCATCCCGCGCGCAAGCGTGCCCTGGACGCGGCGTATGGGCCGCTGGCAGAGCTGCAGTCCTCCATCCCCCGCCAGTCCTTCACCTTTCTGGGGGATGAGGTGCTGCATGGCGCGCAGCCGCTGCACGAGCTTCGCCGGTGGGAGTGGAGCGCGCGGCTGGTGGCGGCCGGGGTGCAGCGGCTGGAGTTCGACGAGCCGGTGTCGCGAGAGGAATTGGAAGGGCTGCTGGATGAACTGCTGGCGCGCCTCACCCTTTCCGCCGTGGACTCGCCGGAGATGCGGCAGATGCGCCGGACGCGCATCCGCATCGGCATGGTGGGGGTGCGCGACGACACGCGGGCGGAGCCGGAGCCGGATGCCGCGCCGCTGCACTACTCGCTGATGGACGAGGTTCAGGCGGTACGCTGGATGAACGCGGACGTGGAGCAGATGCGCCCCGTTCCCGTGGCCGAGGCGGAGGCCGTCGTCCGCTCGCTTTCCGTGGCCATGCACGGCGACCAGCAGATGATTCTGCCCCTGCTGCGCCTGCGCGATCACGACGAGTACACGACGACGCATTCGATGAACGTCGCCGTGCTGACGATGGCGCTTTCCGAGTATCTGGGCTTTCCGCAGACGGACGTGCGGGCATTCGGCGTGGCGGGGCTGCTGCACGACATCGGCAAGGTGCGCATTCCGCGCGATATCCTGAACAAGCCGGGCAAGCTGACGGAGGCGGAGCGCGCCGTCATCAACCAGCACCCGGTGGACGGGGCGCGGCTGCTGCTGGACACGGAGCGCAACCTGGAAACGGCGGCGGTGGTGGCGTACGAGCATCACCTGATGCACGACGGGGGCGGCTACCCTTCCCTGTACTACTGCCGTTCCTGCCACTCCGCCAGCCGACTCGCGCACGTGTGCGACGTGTACGACGCGCTGCGCACGCACCGCCCCTACCGCGACGCGTGGACCTCCGCCCGGGTGCTGCAGTACATCACCGACCGCGCGGGAACGGAGTTCGATCCGGACGTGGCCACCGCGTTCGTGAGCATGATGGGAAAGTGGGAGCACCGCATCGCCGTGCTGGAGGATGAACGGCAGCCCGTCCGCGCGCCCGCGTCCCCGCCCGCGATGGACCCGCCGCCAGCCATCGTCCCGGAGATGGAGACCGCCGCGCCGGCCGCGTAGCTGGGGGATCGCAGATCGTGGAGAGCCTTTCCGCACGCGGGGAGGCTCTTCGTCGTTTCTGTCCCGCCGTGGCGCGGCACGAGCGTCCAGCCTTTGTTCAGGCCGGATTCGTGCGTTCGCCAGCCGTTTTCTCCCGGCCCGCCCCGCGTGGCCCGGCCGGGACCGACACGGATTCGGCGCCTGTCTGATGAACGCTCCTGGTCGACCCCGCAAGCTTCCGCCGCTGGACGTGCATTCTTCTCCGGCGATGGCGGGAAACCGCATCCGTCCATCGTACACGACTTATCGCGAACGGGACGGTGCGCGATGACGGGGCGGCGTTCCCGCTGGCTGCGGCCTCCCGCTCTGCGCAACGCCGAGGACACGGGGGAGCGCCACGCCACGTGGATGGAGCTGTTCTATGACCTGGTTTTCGTCGCGGCGGTGTCGCAGATCGGGAGGATGCTGCACCACCACACCGGCGCCGCCAGCGTCCTGGCCACGGCGGCGCTGTTCGTCCCCATCTGGTGGTCGTGGATCGGTACGACGTTCTATTCGGACCGGTTCGACACGGACGACCTGAGCGACCGGCTGCTGGTGCTGGCGCAGATGGTGGCGGCGGTGACGATGGCCATCCACGTTCACGGCGCGCTGGACGGCGGCGGGCGGGCGTTCGCGCTGGCGTACGCGTCGGGACGATGCTTTCTGGTGGTGCAGTACTTTCTGGCCATGCGGCACGTCCCCGATGCGCGCGGGCTGGCGCGGCGGTTCGCGGGCGGGTTCGCGCTGGCCGCGGGGATCTGGGCCGCATCCGCGCTGGTGGAGCCGCCGCTGCGCTTCTGGCTGTGGGGACTGGCGCTGATGGTGGACATCGGCACGCCCATCACCAGCGGACGGCTGCACGCGGACGTCCCCACCAGCCGCACGCACCTGCCGGAGCGCTTCGGGCTCTTCATGCTCATCGTGCTGGGCGAATCCATCGTGGGCGTGGTGTCGGCGCTGGCGACGGACGCGCCGAGCGCCACCGCGGTGCGCACCGGGGTGATGGGGATGCTGATGGCGTTCGGGCTCTGGTGGATCTACTTCGAGAACCTGGACGGCGCGGCGGTGCACGCCGTGCGCGAAGAAGGGCGCACCGGGCGATACCACCTGTGGCTGTACGCGCACCTGCCGCTGGCCGCCGGGCTCACGGCGACCGCCGCGGGGATCCGCCTCGCTGTCACCACGCGATCCACCGCCGCGGTGGACCCGGCGGACCGATGGATTCTGTGCGGCGGCTACGCGCTTTGTCTGCTGGGGATCGGCCTGGTGAACCTGGGCGAGCCCGGCGCGGAAGGGCAGCGGCGCTCGCGGCGCAAGCTGATGTGGCGGCTGGCGGGTGCCGGTGGGGCGCTGGCCGTGGGCGCGCTCACGACGGGCGAGCGGCCGGGGATCGTGGCGGGCGCGCTGGCGGTGATCGGGATCGCGCAGATCATCACCGATCCGCCCAACTGGCGGCACCACGAGCAGGCGCTGGAGATCGGGGGCGAGTAGGATTTCGGCATGAGGATGGATGAGGATGGATGAGGGATGAGGGTGGGGGATGGCGGTCTATCCGTGGCGCTACCTCCTGAGCGGATGAATCCGCCGCTCGAACAGCGCAAAGCCCCGACACCGGCCGCTGGCGCGTCCGGTTCGGGGCTTCAACTGCATTGGGGATTACGTCGCGGCCACGGTCCGCGGAGGCGGACATCGTGTGTTTCGAGGCGCGGTTTCAACCGCCGGACGGA
It encodes the following:
- a CDS encoding HD domain-containing phosphohydrolase, with the protein product MSDPVRFLTAMAQAIATMSLYADLHPARKRALDAAYGPLAELQSSIPRQSFTFLGDEVLHGAQPLHELRRWEWSARLVAAGVQRLEFDEPVSREELEGLLDELLARLTLSAVDSPEMRQMRRTRIRIGMVGVRDDTRAEPEPDAAPLHYSLMDEVQAVRWMNADVEQMRPVPVAEAEAVVRSLSVAMHGDQQMILPLLRLRDHDEYTTTHSMNVAVLTMALSEYLGFPQTDVRAFGVAGLLHDIGKVRIPRDILNKPGKLTEAERAVINQHPVDGARLLLDTERNLETAAVVAYEHHLMHDGGGYPSLYYCRSCHSASRLAHVCDVYDALRTHRPYRDAWTSARVLQYITDRAGTEFDPDVATAFVSMMGKWEHRIAVLEDERQPVRAPASPPAMDPPPAIVPEMETAAPAA
- a CDS encoding low temperature requirement protein A, which produces MTGRRSRWLRPPALRNAEDTGERHATWMELFYDLVFVAAVSQIGRMLHHHTGAASVLATAALFVPIWWSWIGTTFYSDRFDTDDLSDRLLVLAQMVAAVTMAIHVHGALDGGGRAFALAYASGRCFLVVQYFLAMRHVPDARGLARRFAGGFALAAGIWAASALVEPPLRFWLWGLALMVDIGTPITSGRLHADVPTSRTHLPERFGLFMLIVLGESIVGVVSALATDAPSATAVRTGVMGMLMAFGLWWIYFENLDGAAVHAVREEGRTGRYHLWLYAHLPLAAGLTATAAGIRLAVTTRSTAAVDPADRWILCGGYALCLLGIGLVNLGEPGAEGQRRSRRKLMWRLAGAGGALAVGALTTGERPGIVAGALAVIGIAQIITDPPNWRHHEQALEIGGE